The following are encoded in a window of Bradyrhizobium guangdongense genomic DNA:
- a CDS encoding MFS transporter, with the protein MNKPVVVSEETLTEPVVVSDVAPATAKTIAGPAYIVLAGISFSHFLNDTMQSLIASVYPILKDTYALDFAQIGMITLAFQFTASLLQPLVGHYTDKKAQPYSLAIGMASTFFGLLLLSIAQQYLVILIAAALVGLGSAVFHPESARIARLASGGRYGFAQSVFQLGGSFGTSMGPVLAALIVVPFGQGSIAWFSSIAGLAIVILWRIGRWYAPQIKAKKTASVEVHPDAPNSRRVAIALLVLVALLFSKQLYVSSLSSYYIFYLIDRFGVSTQTAQIYLFIFLAANAVGAFFGGPLGDRFGRKIVIWISILGALPFTLALPFAGLYASAVLSVIIGLIISSTTSSIIVFAQELVPHRFGMISGVFFGVAFGIGGLGAAVLGKLADHTSIEFVYQVCAYLPAIGLLAVFLPKLPRHAR; encoded by the coding sequence TTGAACAAGCCAGTCGTCGTCTCAGAGGAAACGCTGACCGAGCCCGTTGTCGTCAGCGACGTCGCGCCCGCCACCGCCAAGACGATCGCGGGACCGGCCTATATCGTGCTCGCCGGCATCAGCTTCTCGCACTTTCTCAACGACACCATGCAGTCGCTGATCGCCTCGGTGTATCCGATCCTGAAGGACACCTACGCGCTCGACTTCGCGCAGATCGGCATGATCACGCTGGCCTTCCAGTTCACGGCCTCGCTGCTCCAGCCGCTGGTCGGGCACTACACCGACAAGAAGGCGCAGCCTTATTCGCTGGCGATCGGCATGGCCTCGACCTTCTTCGGCCTGTTGCTGCTCAGCATCGCGCAGCAATATCTGGTCATCCTGATTGCCGCCGCGCTGGTCGGTCTCGGCTCGGCGGTGTTCCACCCCGAATCGGCGCGCATCGCGCGGCTCGCCTCCGGCGGCCGTTACGGCTTTGCGCAATCGGTGTTCCAGCTCGGCGGCAGTTTCGGCACCTCGATGGGCCCGGTGCTTGCCGCGCTAATCGTCGTGCCGTTCGGGCAGGGCAGCATCGCCTGGTTCTCCTCGATCGCGGGCCTTGCGATCGTCATCCTCTGGCGCATCGGCCGCTGGTACGCGCCGCAGATCAAGGCGAAGAAGACCGCCTCCGTCGAGGTCCACCCCGATGCGCCGAACTCGCGCCGCGTCGCGATCGCGCTGCTCGTGCTGGTGGCGCTGTTGTTCTCGAAGCAGCTCTACGTCTCGAGCCTGTCGAGCTATTACATCTTCTACCTGATCGACCGCTTCGGCGTGTCGACGCAGACCGCGCAGATCTATCTCTTCATCTTCCTCGCCGCGAATGCGGTCGGCGCGTTCTTCGGCGGGCCGTTAGGGGATCGCTTCGGCCGCAAGATCGTGATCTGGATCTCGATCCTCGGCGCGCTGCCGTTCACGCTGGCGCTGCCCTTTGCCGGACTCTATGCCAGCGCTGTGCTGTCGGTGATCATCGGTCTCATCATTTCCTCGACAACCTCGTCGATCATCGTGTTCGCGCAGGAGCTGGTGCCGCATCGCTTCGGCATGATCTCCGGCGTGTTCTTCGGCGTCGCGTTCGGCATCGGCGGCCTTGGTGCCGCGGTCCTTGGCAAGCTTGCCGACCACACCTCGATCGAGTTCGTCTACCAGGTCTGCGCCTACCTTCCCGCGATCGGGCTGCTGGCGGTGTTCCTGCCCAAGCTGCCCCGCCACGCGCGTTAA
- the glmM gene encoding phosphoglucosamine mutase yields the protein MSRKYFGTDGIRGRANGLITPELALKVGQAAGLAFQRGEHRHRVVIGKDTRLSGYMIEYAMVAGFTSVGMDVLLVGPMPTPAVAMLTKSMRADLGVMISASHNLFEDNGIKLFGPQGFKLSDDVEKQIEQLLDEPIEKRLAQSASLGRARRIDGVHDRYIEFAKRTLPRDLSLDGLRVVIDCANGAAYKVVPEALWELGADVVPIGVEPDGFNINKDCGSTSPEALSKKVREMRADIGIALDGDADRVILVDERGHVVDGDQLLAVIAQSWKDDGRLSRPGIVATVMSNLGLERFLKGQGLDLVRTPVGDRYVLEQMLNGGYNLGGEQSGHIILSDYATTGDGFVAALQVLAVVQKLRRPVSEVCHRFDPLPQILKNVRHKGGKPLDDSDVKSAISDGEKRLNGHGRLLIRSSGTEPVIRVMGEGEDRILVEDVVDTIVSALGQAAA from the coding sequence ATGAGCCGCAAATATTTCGGGACGGACGGGATCCGGGGCCGCGCCAACGGACTGATCACGCCGGAGCTCGCGCTCAAGGTCGGCCAGGCCGCGGGCCTTGCGTTCCAGCGCGGTGAGCACCGCCACCGGGTGGTGATCGGCAAGGACACGCGGCTGTCAGGCTACATGATCGAATACGCCATGGTCGCGGGCTTCACCTCGGTCGGCATGGACGTGCTGCTGGTCGGCCCGATGCCGACGCCGGCGGTGGCGATGCTGACCAAGTCGATGCGCGCCGATCTCGGCGTCATGATCTCGGCCTCGCACAATCTGTTCGAGGACAACGGCATCAAGCTGTTCGGCCCGCAGGGCTTCAAGCTCTCCGACGACGTCGAGAAGCAGATCGAGCAGCTGCTCGACGAGCCCATCGAGAAGCGGCTCGCACAGAGCGCGAGCCTCGGCCGCGCCCGCCGTATCGACGGCGTGCATGACCGCTACATCGAATTCGCCAAGCGCACGCTGCCGCGCGATCTCTCGCTCGACGGACTTCGCGTCGTGATCGATTGCGCCAACGGCGCCGCCTACAAGGTGGTGCCGGAAGCGCTGTGGGAATTGGGCGCCGACGTGGTGCCGATCGGCGTCGAGCCCGACGGCTTCAACATCAACAAGGATTGCGGCTCGACCTCGCCGGAAGCACTGTCGAAGAAGGTACGAGAGATGCGCGCCGACATCGGCATTGCGCTGGACGGCGATGCCGATCGCGTCATCCTGGTCGACGAGCGCGGTCACGTGGTCGACGGCGACCAGCTGCTCGCGGTGATCGCGCAGAGCTGGAAGGACGACGGTCGGCTGTCGCGTCCGGGCATCGTCGCGACCGTGATGTCCAATCTCGGGCTCGAGCGCTTCCTGAAGGGGCAGGGACTCGATCTCGTGCGCACGCCGGTCGGCGATCGCTACGTGCTCGAGCAGATGCTGAACGGCGGCTACAATCTCGGCGGCGAGCAGTCGGGCCACATCATCCTGTCCGACTACGCCACCACCGGGGACGGCTTCGTCGCCGCGCTGCAGGTGCTCGCCGTGGTGCAGAAGCTGCGCCGCCCGGTCTCCGAGGTCTGCCATCGCTTCGATCCGCTGCCGCAGATTCTCAAGAACGTCCGCCACAAGGGTGGCAAGCCGCTCGACGATTCCGACGTCAAGTCGGCGATCTCCGACGGCGAGAAGCGCCTCAACGGCCACGGCCGCCTCCTGATCCGCTCCTCCGGCACCGAGCCCGTGATCCGCGTCATGGGCGAGGGCGAGGACCGCATCCTGGTCGAGGACGTCGTCGACACCATCGTCTCGGCGCTGGGCCAGGCCGCGGCGTAA
- a CDS encoding alpha-hydroxy acid oxidase yields the protein MKHITCIDDLRALHKRRVPKAFFDYCDRGSYAEETLRANREDMQAIKFRQRILVDVSKRDTSTTILGEPSTMPLILAPVGLLGMQHGDGEIHACRAAQAAGIPFTQSTMSICSIEDIAAAVDKPFWFQLYVMKDRGFIKDLIQRAIAAKCSALVLTVDLQVIGQRHADIKNGMTVPPEWSLSKLLDFASKPAWVSGVLQGKRRTFGNIAGHVKNTEDLNRLAEWTASQFDTSLNWKDVEWVRSIWPGKLVIKGILDVEDAEEAAKTGAQALVVSNHGGRQLDGAPSSIEVLPEIADAVGDRMEIMFDGGIRSGQDVMRALALGAKSCMIGRAYAYGLGAGGQAGVAKAIDIIQKELLTTMGLCGVNRIDEIDDHIIAEAP from the coding sequence ATGAAACACATCACCTGTATCGACGATCTTCGCGCGCTGCATAAACGCCGCGTGCCGAAGGCGTTCTTCGATTATTGCGACCGCGGCTCCTATGCCGAGGAAACGCTGCGCGCCAACCGCGAGGACATGCAGGCGATCAAGTTCCGCCAGCGCATCCTGGTGGACGTTTCGAAGCGCGACACCTCGACCACGATTCTCGGCGAGCCATCGACGATGCCGCTGATCCTGGCCCCGGTGGGCCTGCTCGGCATGCAGCACGGCGACGGCGAAATTCACGCCTGCCGCGCGGCCCAGGCTGCCGGCATCCCGTTCACGCAGTCGACCATGTCGATCTGCTCGATCGAGGATATCGCCGCCGCCGTCGACAAGCCGTTCTGGTTCCAGCTCTACGTGATGAAGGACCGCGGCTTCATCAAGGACCTGATCCAGCGCGCCATCGCCGCCAAGTGCAGTGCACTGGTGCTGACGGTCGATTTGCAGGTGATCGGCCAGCGCCATGCCGACATCAAGAACGGCATGACCGTGCCGCCGGAATGGTCGCTGTCGAAGCTGCTGGATTTCGCCAGCAAGCCCGCCTGGGTGTCCGGCGTGCTGCAAGGCAAGCGCCGCACCTTCGGCAACATCGCCGGGCACGTGAAGAACACCGAGGATCTCAACCGCCTCGCCGAATGGACCGCCTCGCAGTTCGACACCTCACTGAACTGGAAGGACGTCGAGTGGGTCCGCAGCATCTGGCCGGGCAAGCTCGTCATCAAGGGCATTCTGGACGTCGAGGACGCCGAAGAAGCGGCCAAGACCGGCGCGCAGGCGCTGGTCGTCTCCAACCATGGCGGCCGTCAGCTCGACGGCGCGCCGTCCTCGATCGAGGTGCTCCCTGAGATCGCCGACGCGGTCGGCGACAGGATGGAGATCATGTTCGACGGCGGCATCCGCTCCGGCCAGGACGTGATGCGCGCGCTCGCACTCGGGGCAAAATCCTGCATGATCGGGCGCGCTTACGCGTACGGACTAGGTGCCGGCGGCCAGGCCGGCGTCGCCAAGGCGATCGACATCATCCAGAAAGAGCTGTTGACGACCATGGGCCTGTGCGGCGTCAACCGGATCGACGAGATCGACGATCATATCATTGCGGAGGCGCCGTAA